A region of Vallitalea longa DNA encodes the following proteins:
- the tnpA gene encoding IS200/IS605 family transposase: LTKNLLFETPPQVELAKLVNTLKTVSSRLIRKKHSEYLKEYYYKPVFWSRSYCILTTGGATIEMIEKYIRPQAGVKD, from the coding sequence TTAACAAAGAACTTACTATTTGAAACACCTCCCCAAGTGGAATTAGCAAAATTAGTTAATACTTTGAAGACTGTTTCTTCAAGACTGATTAGGAAAAAACATAGTGAATATTTAAAAGAATATTACTATAAACCCGTATTTTGGAGTAGAAGTTATTGCATTTTAACAACTGGAGGAGCAACAATAGAAATGATTGAGAAATATATTCGCCCTCAAGCAGGAGTTAAAGATTAA